In Lolium rigidum isolate FL_2022 chromosome 7, APGP_CSIRO_Lrig_0.1, whole genome shotgun sequence, the DNA window AGAGTATGAAGTGACTATTGTTGTTTATTATCAGTCCTGAACGTGACTGCATGATGACTCGGAAGATATCATATGTCTAAGCTCCAAATGTTTTGTTCAAATTTGCAGAAGAAGCTGAATTCTGAAGCAGAGAAATTTAAAATCGAGGAAGAAGATATAATAGTCAAAGTTGGCGAATGCATGCAGGTATAGAGCTTTCTACTATAGTTTTGCAACGAGGTTCTGCCAATGAGGCTAACGGTTGACCATTTTACTGTATAGGAACGTGTAAAGGAAATATCCCTCCGCTCTAAGGGAGACACACCATTCACATCAAGCTCTCAAAATTTGGTGGTTACAAATATCTAAACCCTTATCAGCCCCTCTCCCATGTTGTATTCCACTTTTGCGATCTCTTACAATTTTAGTGCTATAATGGTGCTTGAACCAGGATACTAGAGGTAAATCTGTAGCAGGGGGAAGTAGCCTCAACACTTTTAGTGATGATGAGGACACCAGGGAGATGCTTCTTGGTACCAGATCTAAAGCATCTGGATTTACTAGGCCCTCTAAAGATTCTACTGGTGCTGCTAGAGTTGGAACTTCCAAAAGAGGCAGGGGAGGAAAAGGCTCAATGAAGCAGACCACTCTTAGTTTCAGCCAATCAAGGTTGTTAAAATTACTTGCCATCTCATTCTATTTTCAGCATTTAACTTTCTAGTTTAATATGAAGTATATGCCACCATGGATAAATATATGGGCTTGTAAAACGATCTTGAAGCTCATGGAGTAATGGGACACTAAATCAGCTGTATAGCATTTTCATACATTAAGGTTTTCAAATTATTCATCGGCCTACTTGCCATTCATTATGTGGTAAAACTTCAATGTTGATTTGACCACCCAATAATTTCAGGTCAAGTGCTGCTATTCGCAGTGAGGAGGTGGACTCCTCAAGTGAAGAAGCAGAGGACGAAGCAAATTTAGTTGTTGAAAATTCAGTATGTCCATTTCCGCTATTTATACATATGCAGTATTTATATGTCCATGAAAAATCGACACTAGTAACCTGGAGTACCTTCGACAAATGACTTCATGAACTGTCTTTATTCTTGAATGCTCAAAGGAACCCGAGGACAGTGTCCAGCAGACTGGACGGAAAAGGCCGGCTCCTAGAGGCAGGGGTAGGGCTAGAGGTACTACAACTGCAAAAAGGGGTAGGAAAACAGACATCGCTTCCATCCAAAGCATGGTGATGAGCAAAGACGATGATAGCGATGAAGATGACAAGCCCAAGAAACCTCCACCTCGGGTAAGTGAAGTTACCTCCTCCTATTTGTCACGTGGAACATTTTTTTGTGCTGTGTTGCTATATATATCGAGTAAAACGAGGACGGTTCTTGAGAGTTATTTGTTTCGCAGGTCACTAGGAACTATGGAGCCGTCAGGAGGAGATGATTCCCATGAAGCACTTGCTTTGGAGGATTTAGGTGTTGGTGTCAGAGTAGCTGGCTTGTTTTTATCAACTAGGCTATCGGTCTGTTTGGAAGCGATTACACGATCTCGTGTACTGTTGGGTGTACCTTGTACACGCTTGGGTGTAACGGATTTATACGCTAAATGCTGGTAGCCAGTTTTGTACATGGCCTGCATATCAGCCAGTCGTCACATACCAATGTGGATTTTGTTGTCGATGCAGATGGTGTTCTTCAAAACCGATCGTGTTGTGCGTACTTGTTCAAGGCTAGTATGTTGCATTATGTCTATGTTATACAAAGTATCCAACGATGACAAGATCATTTTTACAGCAATCTACGAAAATACTATTGCAATCCTTGTAAGCTCATCAAACACAAGTGTCATCGTTTGCACAAGATGATCTGGAAAAGTATTGTAGGTGCAAAAACATGCGCCTACAATAAATGCCACAGTTTAGATAGGTTCCTGGAACCTCAAAAATATGCAGGTGACGTTTGATCCAATCCTCTGCTGCACTATGCTGTCACCGTTACTCTACTCTTATCTCTTGTCGAGCTTTACATATTCCAGCATTCCAGTTCTCATCTAAAAAAAAAGCGTTCCAATTCTCCCTACCAGGAGCCCTGCTGTGGACCCGTGTAGTATGGAGTGAGAGGTGCGCGAGGAGGTGGGCCGGGAATCGGAGGGGGTAGAACTCCAAGACCAGGCGGCCTGGCCAGTGGAGCGGCATACTGCAAGCCTGTGTTGTGCACATCTGTCACTGATTAGAGAGAAACAAGTCAGTCTTCCAATGTCAACTTGGATGTAATACAGCAAAGAGACTAAGACATGAGCTAAACACTTACCGAGAGACTGCTGTCCATAGGGTCCATAATTGCCAGAACTCAATGAAGAAACTCCATCATGGTATGGCACCTGGTGATGGGCAGCTTGAGGTAATGGTTGGGCATAGACTGGAGCCACAGGTCCATAGCCAGAAATCCCATAGTCTCCTGTTGGCCCAGGAATTTGGTAGAGGTTCGTGCCAGTGATGGGAGCTTCAACTCTTTGGTGCAAATCTGTATTGCTAGGTCCAGGAAATGGGTAGCTTCCATAGGTTTGATGTTGGTTTGTGGTACTTGGGTAGCTTGGGTGAATTTGATGTTGGTTTGTTGGATAGCTAGGATTTGGGTAGCTTGTCTGGGTCTGATGTTGGTATGGGGCACTGAAGTAGCTGGACTGGATTTGATGTTGGTTCCCTGTTGTATTCTGAAAACCTTGAACACCCACCGGTGCACCCTGAGCATAGACACCTTGTCCATATGAGTTGATCATTGGTTGTTGAGAGCCTGACAGAGATGGTCCTGCACCAGAAACGCCCTGAGAAACAATCCCAGTATATGCTGAGCTAACCTGTAAAACAATCCCAGAGAGTCAGGGCATTGCTATATTGCTAAGGATCATTATGGCAAGACACATGGAGAGAACAGATTCAGAAAGAACAATGGAAACTGTACATTTTGGTTATTCAAATTGTCATAGCTGGGAGTCGGGGTTCTTGGCAGCAAACGCTTCATCTCGTCTAGGTTTGTCTGGGCATCATCCCTAGAAAGCTCTACAAATATTACCTGtgcgcaacaacaacaaaaatgagtTGAATGAAAAACGTTAACTGGCCAAAAGATGTGTTACATCATCattatgtttcaaacctcatcgaAAGATTCCTTTGAACCAGGCATGTCCTTTGACTGTGGCAAGAAAAAATTGACTGAAAAGAGGAAAATTTAGTAAATTATATAAAAAAACACCAAGTACCACCCACTAATCTACAGAATATCTTAATTAAACCCAGAGAATAGTAATCCATCGAGATAGATTACCTGTCATCTGGTCAACCGCTTCAGCTGGTACATCCTTCCCCATCTCCATGAATCGTTTTGCTGCCCGGGAATTGAGTTCACTTGGCAATGGGAAAACGACCACAGCAATCTGTTGCAGAGAAGATACATGACATCCAACAATAAAGCATTTGTTAACTGAATAGCAACTCCAGAAAAAGTGTACATCTCTTTTTTCAGAATCTTACTTTACGGTAGTTTGCAAATGGTCTCATCTTGCGAATACGGGCACTTTTGTACACGTTGGTCTGGTCTATGATGTAATTGCGAGGGATCTTTGCAGCTCTATCCAGCAGTGTGTTGAAAATCGTTGTAGCATGGTCCATCAACCGATCAAAACGCTCGCCGTAGTTGTTCTTACGCAGCAATCCTGGCACCTGCAGATGGAGAGCACAATGAAATGAAAAGCAATTCCAAGTGAAACAGAATACAGCTTGTGAGATGGCGGCGAAACCTTCATTTGGTCCAATGCAAGGTTAGTCCCAAGAAGGACGAAGCGTTTCTCGGGGTGATCCTTGACCCACTTCTCTGCCCAGGTTGATTTCCCCGAAGCAGGGAGGCCAACCATCATCATAACCTCACATTCCCCTTGTTCTGCAAACACTGGCCCAGATACTGCATTCCCGTCCGCAAAAGCTGAGGTCCATGGCTCGTAGCCGTCAACCGGCTCCAGCCCATCCTCCCTGCTAAACTGCATCTCGACGATGACATTCTTCAGCAGCACATGTGGGAAGATCGCAGACTCCCACTGCATCGGCCTTACAGGAGCAGCACCAAGCAAACCAAGGCCTGTCTCGCTTGCATCGAAACACTGGGCAGTGCCAAGCCACTCGCCGTTCTTGGAGAACCCGATGGATGCCATGGGCTTGGAATCGAGGTCGACAGCGCAGACGATCGTGTCCCCGGCCCCGAACCTGGCGCCGTAATCGAAGAACTTGCCGTGGTGGGAGAGCTTCCCCGTGCCCCCGAACCCGAAGCCGTGGCCGGACTCCCCGAGGCCGC includes these proteins:
- the LOC124675309 gene encoding heterogeneous nuclear ribonucleoprotein U-like protein 1, translating into MAPTADEAAQPPPKRPRHVVHAEPKPPPPAAARVGLNPADCNIDFDVGGGGLRGQALHGGGFAYCWSGARATAGVRGGGRYCFGCRILAEQPVEMEDTEADQRHLCRVGVSRGDDPVGGLGESGHGFGFGGTGKLSHHGKFFDYGARFGAGDTIVCAVDLDSKPMASIGFSKNGEWLGTAQCFDASETGLGLLGAAPVRPMQWESAIFPHVLLKNVIVEMQFSREDGLEPVDGYEPWTSAFADGNAVSGPVFAEQGECEVMMMVGLPASGKSTWAEKWVKDHPEKRFVLLGTNLALDQMKVPGLLRKNNYGERFDRLMDHATTIFNTLLDRAAKIPRNYIIDQTNVYKSARIRKMRPFANYRKIAVVVFPLPSELNSRAAKRFMEMGKDVPAEAVDQMTVNFFLPQSKDMPGSKESFDEVIFVELSRDDAQTNLDEMKRLLPRTPTPSYDNLNNQNVSSAYTGIVSQGVSGAGPSLSGSQQPMINSYGQGVYAQGAPVGVQGFQNTTGNQHQIQSSYFSAPYQHQTQTSYPNPSYPTNQHQIHPSYPSTTNQHQTYGSYPFPGPSNTDLHQRVEAPITGTNLYQIPGPTGDYGISGYGPVAPVYAQPLPQAAHHQVPYHDGVSSLSSGNYGPYGQQSLVTDVHNTGLQYAAPLARPPGLGVLPPPIPGPPPRAPLTPYYTGPQQGSW